A window from Nocardioides mesophilus encodes these proteins:
- a CDS encoding lysine 5,6-aminomutase subunit alpha: MAPTGSTTRATPRRGKLDLDPVTVRKARTLARQAGRPIVSLAKQHTTVSVERATLRLAGLSGADADGIPWVNRLLDAVRGDVGLEHGVSLPVWDALVRGEADDLSTLAQKAAAGSVRFRLPEGRDLTRAGAAARKQVGAGIKRVDGRRRERDRLVKRWGDPDHQPWIYLIVATGDIYEDIPQAQQAAREGADVIAVIRSTGQSLLDYVPEGATREGFAGTYATQENFRLMRAALDESSRELGRYVRLTNYASGLCMPEIAALAGLERLDMMLNDSMYGILFRDINPVRTFVDQRFSRQVHARAGIIINTGEDNYLTTADAVEAAHTVTVSQLLNEYFAKEAGLEDWQLGLGHAFEITPELPDSFRMELAHALLARELFPKAPLKWMPPTRHMTGDVFRGYMLDAFFNLAGVMTGQSILLVGMMTEAVVTPWLSDRDLALQNVRYVMNAAGNLHEDFVPAPDGFIVQRARQVVGESIELLERIVEHEGKHGLLEAIADGTFGLMKRPSDAGRGLDGVARKAPGYLNPASEILEEKS; encoded by the coding sequence GTGGCTCCGACAGGCTCGACCACCCGAGCGACCCCGCGCCGCGGCAAGCTGGACCTCGATCCGGTGACCGTCCGCAAGGCCCGCACCCTCGCGCGCCAGGCGGGCCGGCCGATCGTGTCGCTGGCCAAGCAGCACACCACCGTCTCGGTGGAGCGGGCCACGCTGCGGCTCGCCGGTCTCAGCGGGGCCGACGCCGACGGGATCCCGTGGGTCAACCGGCTCCTCGACGCCGTCCGCGGGGACGTCGGGCTCGAGCACGGGGTGTCGCTGCCGGTGTGGGACGCCCTGGTCCGCGGCGAGGCCGACGACCTCTCGACGCTGGCGCAGAAGGCCGCGGCCGGCTCGGTGCGGTTCCGCCTGCCCGAGGGGCGCGACCTGACCCGGGCGGGCGCCGCGGCGCGCAAGCAGGTCGGGGCCGGGATCAAGCGGGTCGACGGCCGACGCCGCGAGCGGGACCGGCTGGTCAAGCGCTGGGGAGACCCGGACCACCAGCCGTGGATCTACCTGATCGTCGCCACCGGCGACATCTACGAGGACATCCCGCAGGCGCAGCAGGCGGCCCGCGAGGGCGCCGACGTGATCGCGGTGATCCGCTCCACCGGCCAGTCGCTGCTCGACTACGTCCCGGAGGGGGCGACCCGGGAGGGCTTCGCCGGCACCTACGCCACCCAGGAGAACTTCCGGCTGATGCGGGCCGCGCTGGACGAGTCCAGCCGGGAGCTCGGCCGCTACGTCCGGCTCACCAACTACGCCTCCGGGCTCTGCATGCCGGAGATCGCGGCGCTGGCCGGCCTGGAGCGGCTGGACATGATGCTCAACGACTCGATGTACGGCATCCTCTTCCGCGACATCAACCCGGTGCGGACCTTCGTCGACCAGCGCTTCAGCCGACAGGTGCACGCCCGCGCGGGGATCATCATCAACACCGGCGAGGACAACTACCTCACCACCGCCGACGCGGTCGAGGCCGCGCACACGGTCACGGTCTCCCAGCTGCTCAACGAGTACTTCGCCAAGGAGGCCGGGCTCGAGGACTGGCAGCTCGGCCTGGGGCACGCGTTCGAGATCACCCCGGAGCTGCCCGACAGCTTCCGCATGGAGCTCGCGCACGCGCTGCTCGCCCGCGAGCTGTTCCCCAAGGCGCCGCTGAAGTGGATGCCGCCGACCCGGCACATGACCGGGGACGTGTTCCGCGGCTACATGCTCGACGCGTTCTTCAACCTGGCCGGGGTGATGACCGGGCAGAGCATCCTGCTGGTCGGGATGATGACCGAGGCGGTGGTCACGCCGTGGCTCTCCGACCGTGACCTGGCGCTGCAGAACGTCCGCTACGTGATGAACGCCGCCGGCAACCTGCACGAGGACTTCGTCCCCGCTCCGGACGGCTTCATCGTGCAGCGGGCGCGGCAGGTGGTGGGGGAGAGCATCGAGCTGCTGGAGCGGATCGTCGAGCACGAGGGCAAGCACGGCCTGCTGGAGGCGATCGCCGACGGCACGTTCGGGCTCATGAAGCGCCCCTCGGACGCCGGCCGCGGACTCGACGGCGTGGCCCGCAAGGCGCCCGGCTACCTGAACCCCGCCTCGGAGATCCTGGAGGAGAAGTCATGA
- a CDS encoding uridine kinase — protein MPDLASIVDATPCGQRVVLVAVDGVDGSGKTTFAGLLAAEYLNRGRVALVVHMDDFLNPRAIRYRRGRTSPDGFFLDTYDLGTFAANVLEPLAPGGDRAVVARAFDLHADGPVADDPVVVPPGAVVIVEGMFLHRDELVTRWDLSVFLDVPFTVTASRMARRDGSNPDPEHPSMSRYVGGQRLYLDSCRPADRATFVIDNFDEG, from the coding sequence GTGCCCGACCTCGCCTCCATCGTCGATGCCACCCCGTGTGGGCAGCGCGTGGTCCTGGTCGCCGTGGACGGGGTCGACGGGAGCGGGAAGACGACCTTTGCCGGTCTGCTCGCCGCCGAGTACCTCAACCGCGGCAGGGTCGCCCTGGTCGTGCACATGGACGACTTCTTGAACCCTCGAGCGATCCGCTATCGGCGGGGACGAACGTCGCCCGACGGGTTCTTCCTCGACACCTACGACCTGGGGACGTTCGCAGCCAACGTCCTCGAGCCTCTGGCGCCCGGCGGCGACCGAGCCGTTGTCGCCCGCGCATTCGATCTCCATGCCGACGGCCCGGTGGCCGATGACCCTGTCGTCGTGCCGCCGGGCGCCGTCGTCATCGTGGAGGGCATGTTCCTTCACCGTGACGAGCTCGTCACCCGGTGGGATCTGTCCGTGTTCCTGGATGTTCCGTTCACCGTCACTGCCAGCCGCATGGCCCGACGCGACGGCAGCAACCCGGATCCTGAGCACCCGTCGATGTCGAGGTATGTAGGCGGGCAACGCTTGTACCTCGACAGCTGCAGGCCGGCCGACCGTGCGACGTTCGTGATCGACAACTTCGACGAGGGGTAG
- a CDS encoding SRPBCC family protein, translating to MPVTHVSHDLDARSLTIVADFAAAPKRIWEVYADPRQLERVWGPPTYPATFVDHHLVPGGRMNYYMTSPEGEKFYGYWEVETVDEPHGFTFDDGFALDEHFTKNPDLPVGRNVFSFAEHDGGTRATFVSTYATAEALQKVLDMGVVEGASSAINQIDDLVAA from the coding sequence ATGCCTGTTACTCACGTCTCGCACGACCTCGACGCCCGTAGCCTCACCATCGTCGCGGACTTCGCCGCCGCGCCGAAGCGGATCTGGGAGGTGTACGCCGACCCGCGTCAGCTCGAGCGGGTCTGGGGACCCCCGACCTACCCGGCCACCTTCGTCGATCACCACCTGGTCCCCGGCGGCCGGATGAACTACTACATGACGAGCCCCGAGGGCGAGAAGTTCTACGGCTACTGGGAGGTCGAGACCGTCGACGAGCCCCACGGCTTCACGTTCGACGACGGCTTCGCGCTCGACGAGCACTTCACCAAGAACCCCGACCTGCCCGTCGGCCGCAACGTCTTCTCCTTCGCCGAGCACGACGGTGGCACCCGCGCCACTTTCGTGAGCACCTACGCCACGGCCGAGGCGCTGCAGAAGGTCCTCGACATGGGCGTCGTCGAGGGTGCCTCCTCGGCGATCAACCAGATCGACGACCTCGTCGCCGCCTGA
- a CDS encoding AAA family ATPase, protein MPYLLHLNGPPGIGKSTIARRYADEHPGVLNCDIDVLRSLIGGWSNDFPKAGTLIRPAALGMIEGYLASGQDVVLPQLLTDSTEISLFEGCAVRTDALRERHAALRALPDQRPDVMVIPSVEGAVEDTYRRLLASLAEQQPTLRPG, encoded by the coding sequence GTGCCCTATCTCCTTCACCTCAACGGCCCGCCGGGCATCGGCAAGTCCACGATCGCCAGGCGGTACGCCGACGAGCACCCCGGAGTGCTGAACTGCGACATCGACGTGCTGCGGAGCCTGATCGGCGGGTGGTCGAACGACTTTCCGAAGGCTGGGACCCTCATCCGTCCCGCTGCCCTCGGGATGATCGAGGGCTACTTGGCCAGCGGCCAGGATGTCGTGCTGCCGCAGCTGTTGACCGATTCCACGGAGATCTCGCTGTTCGAGGGGTGCGCCGTTCGGACCGACGCGCTGCGCGAACGACACGCAGCGCTTCGGGCCCTGCCGGACCAACGCCCCGACGTGATGGTCATTCCGAGTGTCGAGGGAGCAGTGGAGGACACCTATCGGCGCCTCCTCGCGTCGCTCGCTGAGCAGCAGCCGACCCTCAGGCCAGGGTGA
- a CDS encoding amidohydrolase, protein MKILLRGGYVHTPADPHATALCIEDGAIVWTGDDDASVHFEDGADRIVELDGRLVTPAFVDAHAHLAQTGLAAAGADFSGTADLHEALDVLAAHGRTTSDAVVLGYGWDETRWPEQRPFTREEVDRALGGRPAYLARVDEHSAVVSTAFLDACPDVVHADGYDVTGRVERDAHHAVREGLFRLLPPSAREDAILRALRIAAAEGIGMVHELGAPHICPPEDLLVARNLTAAGGLPEVVAYWGELDAVDLARELGAVGLAGDLCMDGSIGSRTSALHAPYADHPHDPGHDGHLYLDAEQVAAHVVTCTQAGLQAGFHVIGDRAVDAVTRGFAAAAETLGESAVVRGRHRLEHLEMVAPEQMQTLGRLGITASQQPAFDAYWGGEKGMYAQRLGADRALAMNAFATLNRAGVALAFGSDTPVTPFGPWAGVRAAAWHHTESERVTVRAAFNAHTRGGWRAAARDEGGVIAIGAPASVAVFDVPGDLVVQTPDARVAAWSTDPRAGVPHLPDLHPDLDLPRCVMTLVHGAVAHESEGELS, encoded by the coding sequence ATGAAGATCCTGCTCCGTGGCGGCTACGTCCACACGCCTGCCGACCCGCACGCCACCGCCCTGTGCATCGAGGACGGGGCGATCGTCTGGACCGGCGACGACGACGCGTCCGTGCACTTCGAGGACGGCGCCGACCGGATCGTCGAGCTCGACGGCCGGCTGGTCACGCCGGCGTTCGTCGACGCGCACGCGCACCTGGCGCAGACCGGGCTCGCCGCCGCCGGCGCGGACTTCTCCGGGACCGCCGACCTGCACGAGGCGCTCGACGTGCTCGCGGCCCACGGACGCACCACCAGCGACGCGGTCGTGCTCGGCTACGGCTGGGACGAGACCCGGTGGCCCGAGCAGCGGCCCTTCACCCGCGAGGAGGTGGACCGCGCCCTCGGCGGCCGGCCCGCCTACCTCGCCCGGGTCGACGAGCACTCCGCAGTGGTCTCCACAGCGTTCCTCGACGCCTGCCCGGACGTGGTGCACGCCGACGGCTACGACGTCACCGGCCGCGTCGAGCGCGACGCCCACCACGCGGTGCGCGAAGGCCTCTTCCGGCTGCTGCCGCCCTCGGCGCGCGAGGACGCGATCCTCCGGGCGCTGCGGATCGCGGCCGCCGAGGGGATCGGGATGGTCCACGAGCTCGGCGCACCTCACATCTGCCCGCCCGAGGACCTCCTCGTCGCGCGCAACCTGACCGCCGCCGGCGGGCTGCCGGAGGTGGTGGCCTACTGGGGCGAGCTCGACGCCGTCGACCTGGCCCGTGAGCTCGGCGCCGTCGGCCTCGCCGGCGACCTGTGCATGGACGGCTCCATCGGCTCGCGGACCTCGGCACTGCACGCCCCGTACGCCGACCACCCGCACGACCCCGGCCACGACGGCCACCTCTACCTCGACGCCGAGCAGGTCGCCGCGCACGTCGTCACCTGCACCCAGGCCGGGCTGCAGGCGGGTTTCCACGTGATCGGGGACCGGGCGGTCGACGCGGTCACCCGCGGGTTCGCCGCCGCCGCCGAGACGCTGGGGGAGAGCGCCGTGGTCCGCGGCCGGCACCGGCTCGAGCACCTGGAGATGGTGGCGCCCGAGCAGATGCAGACCCTCGGCCGGCTCGGGATCACCGCCAGCCAGCAGCCGGCCTTCGACGCGTACTGGGGCGGCGAGAAGGGCATGTACGCCCAGCGCCTCGGCGCCGACCGCGCCTTGGCGATGAACGCGTTCGCCACGCTGAACCGCGCCGGCGTCGCGCTGGCCTTCGGCTCCGACACCCCGGTCACGCCGTTCGGCCCGTGGGCAGGGGTGCGGGCCGCCGCCTGGCACCACACCGAGTCCGAGCGGGTCACCGTCCGCGCCGCGTTCAACGCCCACACCCGGGGCGGCTGGCGGGCCGCCGCCCGCGACGAGGGCGGCGTGATCGCGATCGGGGCGCCCGCCTCGGTGGCCGTCTTCGACGTCCCCGGCGACCTGGTGGTGCAGACCCCGGACGCCCGGGTCGCCGCCTGGTCGACCGATCCGCGCGCCGGCGTACCACACCTGCCGGACCTGCACCCCGACCTCGACCTGCCCCGCTGCGTGATGACGCTGGTGCACGGGGCGGTCGCCCACGAATCAGAAGGAGAGCTGAGCTAG
- a CDS encoding Lrp/AsnC family transcriptional regulator codes for MEDLDQRILSLLAADGRMSFTDLGKSTGLSTSAVHQRVKRLEQRGIIKGYGAVVDYDQIGKPLTAFISIRPIDPSQPDDSPDRLSGVSEIESCWSVAGDESYILKVRVPTPADLEDLLARVRSVANVSTRTTIVLSTPYENRSVG; via the coding sequence GTGGAAGACCTCGACCAACGCATCCTGTCGCTGCTGGCGGCCGACGGCCGGATGTCGTTCACCGACCTCGGCAAGTCCACCGGTCTGTCCACCTCGGCCGTCCACCAGCGGGTCAAGCGGCTCGAGCAGCGCGGGATCATCAAGGGGTACGGCGCCGTGGTCGACTACGACCAGATCGGCAAGCCGCTCACCGCGTTCATCTCCATCCGGCCCATCGACCCCTCGCAGCCCGACGACTCCCCCGACCGACTCTCCGGCGTCAGCGAGATCGAGAGCTGCTGGTCGGTGGCCGGCGACGAGTCCTACATCCTCAAGGTGAGGGTGCCGACCCCGGCCGACCTCGAGGACCTGCTGGCCCGGGTCCGGTCGGTGGCGAACGTGTCCACCCGGACGACGATCGTGCTCTCGACCCCCTACGAGAACCGCTCGGTGGGCTGA
- a CDS encoding L-erythro-3,5-diaminohexanoate dehydrogenase, whose product MNDAAATTRSSPVGLHRVLEPRGVLPQAATRLDTRRELWPDEVRVRVERLNLDAASFRQLERTHTDAAGHADGDAVRAAVLRIVAERGKMQNPETGSGGMLVGTVEEVGPESPLGLAVGDRVATLVSLTLTPLVIEDGLRDWDGRGEQVPADGYAILFGRSIAAQLPEDLSPALALAVMDVCGAPALTARVVGGYDAPVVAVVGAAGKSGSLALAAARAAGAARTIGVVPVQAEADLLGAAGLADAVALADARDPVALAEAVTAAGGPADVTVVCVDVPGCEGGAILSTRDGGTVIFFSMATSFSAAALGAEGLAADVTMLVGNGYVPGHADLALTLVRENEGVRRLFERRL is encoded by the coding sequence GTGAACGATGCCGCCGCCACCACGCGGTCCAGCCCGGTCGGCCTCCACCGGGTGCTCGAGCCCCGCGGCGTGCTGCCGCAGGCGGCGACCCGGCTGGACACCCGCAGAGAGCTGTGGCCCGACGAGGTCCGGGTCCGCGTCGAGCGGCTCAACCTCGACGCCGCGTCCTTCCGTCAGCTCGAGCGCACCCACACCGACGCCGCAGGACACGCCGACGGCGACGCCGTGCGCGCGGCCGTGCTCCGGATCGTCGCCGAGCGCGGCAAGATGCAGAACCCCGAGACCGGTAGCGGCGGCATGCTGGTGGGCACCGTCGAGGAGGTCGGGCCGGAGTCTCCCCTCGGCCTCGCGGTCGGGGACCGCGTCGCCACGCTGGTGTCCCTCACGCTCACGCCGCTGGTCATCGAGGACGGCCTGCGTGACTGGGACGGCCGGGGTGAGCAGGTCCCCGCCGACGGCTACGCGATCCTCTTCGGCCGCTCCATCGCGGCGCAGCTCCCCGAGGACCTGTCGCCCGCCCTCGCGCTCGCGGTGATGGACGTCTGCGGGGCCCCGGCGCTGACCGCCCGCGTCGTCGGGGGGTACGACGCACCGGTCGTCGCCGTCGTCGGGGCGGCCGGGAAGTCCGGGTCGCTGGCGCTGGCGGCCGCCCGGGCCGCGGGCGCGGCGCGGACGATCGGAGTGGTCCCCGTCCAGGCCGAGGCCGACCTGCTCGGCGCGGCCGGCCTCGCGGACGCGGTCGCGCTCGCGGACGCCCGCGACCCGGTCGCACTCGCCGAGGCGGTCACCGCCGCCGGCGGCCCGGCCGACGTCACCGTGGTCTGCGTCGACGTGCCCGGCTGCGAGGGCGGCGCGATCCTGTCCACCCGTGACGGCGGCACCGTGATCTTCTTCTCGATGGCCACCTCGTTCAGCGCCGCCGCCCTCGGGGCCGAGGGCCTGGCGGCCGACGTGACGATGCTGGTCGGCAATGGCTACGTCCCCGGTCACGCCGACCTCGCGCTCACGCTCGTGCGTGAGAACGAGGGGGTCCGGCGGCTCTTCGAGCGCAGGCTGTGA
- a CDS encoding ArsR/SmtB family transcription factor, giving the protein MDGADEDRADAWFHALSDRTRRDILRRVLAGEHSVSTLAASYDMSFAAVQKHVAVLERAGLLTKRRQGREALASGDVQAVRSVGAMLTELESLWRGRISRIDELIAEPESQTQRAPTARPTQKD; this is encoded by the coding sequence ATGGACGGAGCGGACGAGGACCGGGCGGATGCCTGGTTCCACGCGCTGTCGGACCGGACGCGGCGCGACATCCTGCGCCGGGTGCTGGCCGGAGAGCACTCCGTCTCGACGCTCGCGGCGTCCTACGACATGAGCTTCGCCGCGGTGCAGAAGCACGTCGCCGTGCTGGAGAGGGCAGGCCTGCTGACCAAGCGCCGGCAGGGGCGCGAAGCCCTGGCCAGCGGCGACGTGCAAGCGGTGCGGTCGGTGGGCGCGATGCTCACCGAGCTGGAGTCCCTCTGGCGCGGCCGCATCTCCCGGATCGACGAGCTCATCGCCGAGCCGGAGTCCCAGACCCAGCGGGCGCCCACCGCCCGCCCCACGCAGAAGGACTGA
- a CDS encoding KamA family radical SAM protein, whose protein sequence is MSIQTVSGGMTAPTWAESGQPYPYARTELVEPDWTRFPGWKDVTAEDWASVQWQRAHCVKNVKQLRTLWGDLVEERFYEDLERDQRERATMSMLVPPQMMNTMAPRDVPAGPGSLTEAMYADPIRRYMLPVFSDRRTDWPSHPHATRDSLHEHDMWVAEGLTHRYPTKVLAELLPTCPQYCGHCTRMDLVGNSTPVIDKLKFLGKPVDRHAEMLDYLRRTPSVRDVVVSGGDVANMPWPRLEEFLTQLLEIENIRDIRLATKALIGLPQHWLQDDVRAGVERVARVARQRGVSLAMHTHANHANSITPIVAEASRAMLDAGLRDVRNQGVLLAGVNADPNSLLDLCFALLDGAQIMPYYFYMCDMIPFSEHWRVSVADAQRLQHHVMGYLPGFATPRIVCDVPFVGKRWVHQLADYDRELGISYWTKNYRTSIESTDPEALQRHYEYYDPIHTLPEAGQQWWRQHSGDNLVEAERLAAESRRAAEQQALTLA, encoded by the coding sequence ATGAGCATCCAGACCGTGTCCGGCGGCATGACAGCCCCGACCTGGGCGGAGTCCGGCCAGCCTTACCCCTACGCCCGCACGGAGCTGGTGGAGCCCGACTGGACCCGCTTCCCGGGGTGGAAGGACGTCACCGCCGAGGACTGGGCCTCGGTGCAGTGGCAGCGCGCCCATTGCGTGAAGAACGTCAAGCAGCTGCGCACCCTCTGGGGCGACCTGGTCGAGGAGCGGTTCTACGAGGACCTGGAGCGCGACCAGCGGGAGCGCGCCACGATGTCGATGCTCGTGCCGCCGCAGATGATGAACACGATGGCCCCGCGCGACGTCCCCGCCGGCCCCGGCTCGCTGACCGAGGCGATGTACGCCGACCCGATCCGTCGCTACATGCTCCCGGTGTTCAGCGACCGGCGCACCGACTGGCCCTCGCACCCGCACGCCACCCGCGACTCGCTGCACGAGCACGACATGTGGGTGGCCGAGGGACTGACCCACCGCTACCCCACCAAGGTGCTCGCCGAGCTGCTGCCGACCTGCCCGCAGTACTGCGGCCACTGCACCCGCATGGACCTGGTCGGGAACTCCACCCCGGTGATCGACAAGCTGAAGTTCCTCGGCAAGCCGGTCGACCGGCACGCCGAGATGCTCGACTACCTGCGCCGCACGCCGTCGGTGCGCGACGTGGTCGTCTCCGGCGGCGACGTGGCGAACATGCCGTGGCCCCGGCTCGAGGAGTTCCTCACCCAGCTGCTCGAGATCGAGAACATCCGCGACATCCGGCTGGCCACCAAGGCACTGATCGGCCTCCCCCAGCACTGGCTGCAGGACGACGTACGCGCCGGGGTGGAGCGCGTGGCCCGCGTCGCCCGTCAGCGGGGCGTCTCGCTGGCCATGCACACGCACGCCAACCACGCGAACTCCATCACCCCGATCGTCGCCGAGGCCAGCCGGGCGATGCTCGACGCCGGCCTGCGGGACGTGCGCAACCAGGGCGTGCTGCTCGCCGGCGTCAACGCCGACCCCAACTCGCTGCTCGACCTCTGCTTCGCGCTGCTCGACGGCGCGCAGATCATGCCTTACTACTTCTACATGTGCGACATGATCCCGTTCAGCGAGCACTGGCGGGTCTCGGTCGCCGACGCGCAGCGGCTCCAGCACCACGTGATGGGGTACCTCCCCGGCTTCGCGACCCCGCGGATCGTCTGCGACGTGCCGTTCGTCGGCAAGCGCTGGGTGCACCAGCTCGCCGACTACGACCGGGAGCTGGGCATCTCCTACTGGACCAAGAACTACCGCACCTCGATCGAGTCCACGGACCCCGAGGCGCTGCAGCGGCACTACGAGTACTACGACCCGATCCACACGCTGCCCGAGGCCGGTCAGCAGTGGTGGCGCCAGCACTCCGGCGACAACCTCGTCGAGGCGGAGCGTCTCGCGGCCGAGTCGCGTCGCGCGGCCGAGCAGCAGGCGCTCACCCTGGCCTGA
- a CDS encoding 5'-3' exonuclease, with translation MLLDTASLYFRAYFGVPDSFTAPDGTPVNAVRGLLDFIARLVTDYRPTHLACCWDNDWRPNWRVELIPSYKAHRVEREVPGGSDVEEVPDPLEAQIPVIVEVLEAFGITIVGADDYEADDVIGTLATGAGMPVDIVTGDRDLFQLVDDTAEVRVLYTARGVGKHERITGQVVREKYGVEAGQYADFATLRGDTSDGLPGVAGVGEKTAATLLGRFGDVPGILAAADDPASDLAPGPRRKIKDAADYLAVAPRVVAVARDLDLDAPDLTLPLTPADPEAVARLAEQWGLNSPAARLVEALTALR, from the coding sequence ATGCTGCTCGACACCGCCTCGCTGTACTTCCGTGCCTACTTCGGGGTGCCCGACTCCTTCACCGCCCCCGACGGCACGCCGGTCAACGCGGTGCGCGGGTTGCTGGACTTCATCGCGCGCCTCGTCACCGACTACCGACCCACCCACCTCGCCTGCTGCTGGGACAACGACTGGCGTCCGAACTGGCGGGTCGAGCTGATCCCGTCCTACAAGGCGCACCGGGTCGAGCGGGAGGTCCCCGGCGGCTCCGACGTCGAGGAGGTGCCTGACCCTCTCGAGGCGCAGATCCCGGTGATCGTGGAGGTCCTGGAGGCCTTCGGCATCACGATCGTGGGTGCCGACGACTACGAGGCCGACGACGTGATCGGCACGCTCGCCACCGGCGCCGGGATGCCCGTGGACATCGTCACGGGGGACCGGGACCTGTTCCAGCTCGTCGACGACACGGCGGAGGTCCGGGTGCTCTACACCGCGCGCGGAGTCGGCAAGCACGAGCGGATCACCGGCCAGGTGGTGCGGGAGAAGTACGGCGTCGAGGCCGGCCAGTACGCCGACTTCGCGACGCTGCGCGGGGACACCTCCGACGGCCTGCCGGGGGTGGCCGGGGTGGGGGAGAAGACCGCCGCCACCCTGCTGGGTCGCTTCGGCGACGTACCAGGGATCCTCGCGGCCGCCGACGACCCGGCCTCCGACCTCGCCCCCGGTCCGCGCCGCAAGATCAAGGACGCGGCCGACTACCTCGCCGTGGCACCTCGGGTGGTGGCCGTCGCGCGCGACCTCGACCTCGACGCTCCCGACCTCACGCTCCCGCTGACCCCGGCCGACCCGGAGGCGGTCGCCCGGCTGGCCGAGCAGTGGGGCCTGAACAGTCCCGCCGCCCGCTTGGTGGAGGCGCTCACCGCCCTCCGCTGA